A single region of the Hydrogenobacter sp. genome encodes:
- a CDS encoding BamA/TamA family outer membrane protein — PMDLTGSIYDRRIDYTTYTVSRTGLDLILSRELAEFWRVSGGFSFQKVRYSNISPDASVAIQQEAGTRQSRKILFGITRDTRDNYLFPTKGALTELSYSVAVPVLGGTERFNKVTLSHQMFMKDTLFDTGLILSLKGVVGMAEPYGGKTVPLDERFFVGGDFTIRGYKYGYAGPLDPNTHDPIGANRELILSAELNYPIYKNILYGAVFYDTGLGANSWKDFKPQNFRSGFGVGIRFITPFAPIKLDWAFKTKKVPGDTSRTKLHFVLGVFF, encoded by the coding sequence GCCTATGGACCTTACAGGTTCTATCTATGACAGGCGCATAGACTACACTACCTACACGGTATCAAGGACCGGGCTTGATCTCATACTTTCCAGAGAACTTGCGGAATTCTGGAGAGTGAGCGGTGGTTTTAGCTTCCAGAAAGTAAGATACTCAAACATATCCCCTGATGCATCTGTAGCCATACAACAAGAGGCTGGAACGAGACAATCAAGGAAAATACTTTTTGGAATAACTAGGGATACTAGAGACAACTACTTGTTTCCTACAAAGGGCGCTCTTACGGAACTTTCCTACTCCGTTGCTGTACCTGTGCTTGGAGGTACGGAAAGGTTTAATAAGGTTACCTTATCCCACCAAATGTTTATGAAGGATACCCTTTTTGATACTGGACTTATATTATCTCTAAAAGGTGTTGTGGGTATGGCAGAGCCTTACGGTGGAAAAACTGTTCCCCTTGATGAGCGCTTTTTTGTAGGTGGTGATTTTACTATAAGAGGTTACAAGTACGGGTATGCGGGACCTTTGGATCCAAATACTCATGACCCTATAGGAGCCAACAGAGAGCTTATACTCTCCGCAGAGCTAAACTACCCTATATACAAGAATATTCTTTATGGTGCAGTTTTTTACGATACAGGCTTAGGTGCAAACAGCTGGAAAGACTTTAAACCGCAAAATTTCCGCAGTGGCTTTGGTGTAGGTATAAGGTTCATTACACCTTTCGCACCCATAAAACTTGACTGGGCTTTCAAGACAAAGAAAGTACCTGGAGATACTTCAAGAACCAAGCTTCACTTTGTGTTAGGAGTTTTCTTCTGA